Genomic segment of Triticum aestivum cultivar Chinese Spring chromosome 6A, IWGSC CS RefSeq v2.1, whole genome shotgun sequence:
GACTGTCAAGAAACGGTGCGTTTGACAACACATCTTCTATCAAGTTGCTGGGAATGTTGCCTGTACTCCGTGACAGTGCCACAACATTGGATTCATGCATTTGATGTCCTCTTGGATCCAGATTAGAATAAAACTAAATGTGTTCCTTTAAATCGCGTAGTTGCCTGATTTcattttttgcaaataaaaaatGTGTTCCTttaatttggtgtatgtatttgttTTCTGTAACCTATcatcattttcttctttttttgcgctGAAACAAAATGCATTCTTTCATATCAAAAATTGCAAGAGCACACGAGCTGTACACATATCCTTCCTTTTTGAATCTGCAGCCGCTTGCTTTGATTGTTATTTTTGGAAGGGTTTAGGCGAGTACGTCACAAAGGTAACACTGATCTGCTTCACACTTGTTATTTTCTTCTTCTTGGTAATTTGTAGTTCCTTTGACCTTCTAATTTTTATACCACTATTCTGCATTGCAACCTTTTCTTTAATAGGGAGATGTGCCAAATTTTCAGTCAATTATAGCGTGAATTGCATAACCTGCAACATTTGCCTATAGCCGATAGAATCTATGATCCCACCAGGGCTATCTCTATGAGCTAAACAATTATAGTACAAGACACACTCGAATTCAGAGTTTAGAGCCTCGTGAGCAATGTTGTAAGAGCTTATTGATGATCTGCTTGTTTCTCGCAAAATTGGGACGTGTTGGATGGTCCATGTGAGGCTATCTAAAAAAAAATCCTCTTAATTCTGTTTTGTTTGTATGATGGAATTTGATTAGATAAGAAGCCACATCTGGCGGCACCGTTCGTCTCATGGGCCCCCCATCTCGCTGCTCCCCTGTCTCATGGCGTCCAATAACCAAAGTGTTTTTTTTTCAATTGGTATTATTTCTTTGCTGGTAATATTTATTATTGTAAATGGTGTGATCTGATGATGTATCCTGCATACAATTCAGTTAATTAAATGATGCAGCAGTCACTCCTGTACAATATGATCTGTAGTATACCCAGCTCTATGTGAGGGCAATGTGAACCAATGTAAAGGACTAGGTTCTTCCTAAATAGCACTTGACACTTTGTTGTGTATTTTGGACCTATGAAGAATTTAGCTCTGTAGATGCCATTGGTTTCTGGTATAGATGACATCCTTGATGCCACAGGTGGCTTTTCTTCGAAGATTGTATTCTTATTCAGTACTGTGTTGCAGTAAAGCCTTCTCATTTGTGCACAACTGTAACGAACCAAGTGCTCTTATTATTTGGGCGGTAATCTCATGCTGCTTAATGTGAGAGTGAAATGCCTGGCAAACTGCCTTGTGTCAGGTTCCAAGGAATATGCACAACGTTGATGATTCAACAAGAAAATAATGGTGTTTTCTTTGCATACAGTAGCATATTTGTACAGTAGACAACTTCAATGTTACAAGTACAAGGCATTTCATTCCATAGGCTTCGGAGTTCGGACCATCACTCACGGGAACACATGCAAAGTGCTAACATTTTCATTGCAGATCTTGATTAATTCTCCACATGACACAGATGCAGCCTGCGCACACAAAAAGGAAGGCAAAATTCAGATACAAAGAGTACTTTTCTTCTCTTACACTTCTATGCTTTGCAATCTTCAAGACCATTGCTCTCTGCTGGTCCATGTGAGGCTATCTGCTTTGTTTCTTCCTTTTGGGCGACCCCCTTGGCTTTGCTTAGTAATACATGTTGGTTGCAGTTCGATTTTGTGTGAATAAACACCTGCGATTGCAGGTTGTTGGCAGCTCGAGAACAAGGTTTAGGGTTTGATTTTAGGGATTAGAAGTTTAAGTTGGTATAATAGTATGCATACAAGTTCAGGTTTCAGAATAAACTTAATGCAAACCTGTTTTTACTAAAGTcacacgtgcgttgcacgtgcataatTACTAGTGTACGTAGTAAACATTCAGATTAAGTTTTTTTGAACTTGACACCAGATTAAGTttacatcacacacacacacacggattaCTACTGGCACGCACACAAACGCATATCTGAACGCCAACGACCGTAGGAACGTCGAGAACGAGAAAGATGCTTGACTTCTTTTGCGGTCAAGGTGAGCACGAACGGCCGGGAGTGTGACTGTCACGGCGACGCTGGCCAGTCGAAGCCGGCGTAGCTCTCGCtgaagccgccgccgtagaaccgCACCTCGAGGTTCTCCACGAGGCCCGGCCCGTCGCCCCACAccgcctcgtcgtcgtcgtcgctgccgACCACGCCGTAGTACTCGTCGTCGTCCATGAGCTCCCACGAGTagacgtcgtcgtcgtcgtcagagtcgtcgtcgtcgtcgtcggagcaCTCCTCCCAGTAGCTGTTCTCGAAGCAGTCGTCGACGCCCGGGCCGAGGACGCTGAGCCGCGGGTGGCGCTCCCGCAGCAGCGCCTCGTCGACGGCCCAGCAGCCGCGCAGGTCGACGAACTCCAGGCCCCGGCACCGGGAGAGCACCTCCAGGATGGCCTCCGTGGTGACCAGCATGTAGCCAACCTCCAGGTGGCGGAGCGCCGGCATGGTGCGCGCGATGGCGCGGGCCTCGTCGTGCTGCCCGCACGCGTTGCGCCCGGCCACGTCGATCGGGTGCATCACGCGCCGGAGCGCCGCCAGGGACCGGCAGTGGCGGCCGAACGCCTCCAGCGCGCGCGCGCCGATCTTGGTGCAGCTGCTGACGTCCAGGAACGTGAGGTTGGGCAGCCccggcgccaccgcctccaccACGGCGTCGCTGATCTCGCTCCGCGGGATCTCCAGCGTCCTCAGAGCGCGCGCGCTAGCCAAGCAAACAAAATTCGTGAGCCCTCAGAGCGCCCGCGATGGTGGGCGAGCGAGTGAGATGCTTGATGCTTACTGGTCGCCGATGAAGGAGAAGAGCGGGTCGCAGGGGAGGCCGGAGACGCAGATGCGGCGGCAGGCGCCGGAACTGCGGCGGAGGAGCAGGTCGAGCATGCGGACGAGGTGGTCCGGGCGGCTGTGCCGCTGCTGGCTCCACTCCTCGATGTCGATCTCCTGCCAGCAGTAGGGCCCGGCCACGACGCGCCCCCAGGACTTGCACACCCGCGGCACCACCGTCAGCACCTCCTGCAGCGGCAGGTTGCGGAAGACGAGCCCCAGCGCGTCCGGCAGAAGCTCCTCCCAGCACCGGTACTCGCTCTCCCCCAttgctcctcctcctctcccctgcgGCCAAAGAGGTGCAAAATCAACGCAATTCCCCGCTCCGACCAGCCAAGAACCAGAAGCCTCCGGCCATTTCCGCTCCTCCGGCTGAGGTTGGCCGCCTACCTACCTTGGAGTAGGAGATCGATCACTGGAGGGTCAGTGAAGCAGCTGGGAGCGGTAGACTCTCCTCGGAGCAGAGCGGAGCGGACGGCCACGGTGAGCGAAACCCAAATGTGGGAGAAGCGAGAGGGGAGCAAGATATAAGAAGCGCACCAGAAAGGATGGCAAGCTTGATTAGGCGCTGCTAATTACTACTACTGGTACTAATAGCGAGTAGGGGGTACCAGGaacggcacggcacggcacggaTCTGAAAAGAGGGCCTCTTGCAGGGGCGGAAAAGGGCCGTCGGGGCCGGTGTGTACGCTTGACAGTTGGTCCTTCCCGTCATCCGTCCGTGTGCACATCAGGGTCAAGGAGAAGCCTGGGTACGTGTGGGAAATGAAGAAAACACTTGAGCCTCAGCCTTCTGATGAGGGTAGGGTAGGGTAGGGTAGGGTAGGGTAGATGTGTGTTCGTTTTTACCTTCGTGAATCTGCGAGGAACAGTGGCCGGAGCGTGCTGCTGGCCTGCACATTTACCGGATTGACGATGGGGGAGAAGATGGCCCGCATTCCAATTGGGATCCGCCCGGGGAGAATGCTCTGCTGGTGTAAAAATTGTTCATAGTAAAACCACTATAGAGGTTGTTGAACGTGATCCCTGATATTAGGCGAATACATGGCCAGTTAGTAAAAATTAAAACCATGGCTCCGTGGAGACTGATGATCCATGTATTGCAACAAGTTGGAACAGTAGCAGTCTATCGCAGTATTGGCGCTTCCACGATACAGTGCCGGCGATGCAACGTGCAACTAATCGTGCAGGTGGATTCGTTTCATGAGTAAATGCAGGAGATGTGTGCATCGTACTGCTCCTGTTGCTCCCATCATTGCCAATGCAAATGCAGCAGCGCTTCTTCCGGTACTAGCAAACCAGCAATTGCAGTAGGTCTAGGAATATCAATGCTCTCCTTTCCCCTTTAATAGTTGAGGGACATATATAAACGTATAAAAAATTCCCAGTaaaaaagaagaaggaggagcaaTGCTTCATTCTTTGTAACTTGTTCGAGttattactacctccgtcccggtgtataagtcattcgcgtagttctaggtcgataatttaactatctaaatatgtattatatgtgacaaaaaatatatatttagaaactacatccgtgtggAAATTTAGtggtatacttttcatgacatataacacatatttaattcctcaaatcgatgacctagaactacgcgaatgacttatacacccggacggagggagtaatattattAAGGCAGCATGATAGGTCTTTGATCCAGTGCTTGTTTGATCTGTGAAAAAGTCTAATTTGGCTCGCGGAGAATAATGTAAGTTGCGCATGTCTCGAAGCAGTGTTTCAGAGAAGTTGGTGGTCACATAAAAAAAATGTCCTTGGTGTCATGGTGTGCGATGCAAATGGTCTGATTAGGGTGCATCCTGAAATTCAATATACTATCTAAATTGTGGGAGTAAATGTCGAGGTGCAAATTTTGGACGAAAGATATGACCACTTTTGTCACATATCACTCTACGCTGTCGACCTACATATATGTTAGACTTTCTTACCGAGAGCATAAGAGAATAATTCAAATAATTCTAAATTATGCTTGGTTCCTGGGTGTATGTACACCTTATATGTGGAAACAGATTGAACattaaaaattcaaataattctaaattattttttaaaaataaacttgaccttctatCGTTCTTGtgaaaaaatcaacaaaaataagAAAACCTTTCACTTTTATAAAAAATCGctcaaaatagtgtgaatagtgacctacaATAGCAAAAAAAAATTGCCCTGAAGCCAACACTGTTTTTTATTATTTGTgaaaaatttatatactagtgcaaaagaaagtcaagttAATTCAAAAAAAGATCTGAACTATCTCCATCGAAACGGTGGCTCTCGGCGATCAGTGTTGGATCTGGGCGGCGTTGTCTACTCGTCTCAGATCCTTCGAGATCTGTGCAGGTGCTTCATGTGTCTTCATGTTGGTGCCAAGGTAATGATCTTCTTCTTCCTGCTTTTTGTGGTGGTGGTGTTGCGGGCAGCCAACAGAACACCAGCTTTGGCGGGTTGAGATAATGTTCCCAAGTATTTTTTTTTGTGGCACAAGTTATGGCCTTCTTTTCTCTCCCTGGGTTTCTCCTTGACGCAACATACCATTCTTTTGTGGTTCGTGCTTCTCCCCCATCGCCAAGGCGTTCTCTTCGCCATCGTTGCAAATGTAGCACATTTTTTGTTCAGGGAGATGATTTGGCTCCGAAATCTCTGATCTACACAAGGCTTCTATGATGATGGATTATCCTTGGGGACATTGACTCGGCTCAGTTAGACCTTAGCGTGCCGGCTTTTCAACCATAGAATACAATGTCAAATGGCTCTGCTTTGACAATCAACGGCGGCGCGACTTTGACCCGTGCTGAAAATTAAATTTCGCTGGCTTTGCGAAGTCTTATTGCATTTTTTTTTCACATTCCTGTAATGTAAGATACATCCTACTTTCTACCATGCCTGTTTCTGCGGATTATAAATTTCTGAAATTTGTATCCTTAAACTTCTTCGGTACGTGTGCTCACGACGGTAGCTATCTTGAGTAGAAGGGAGGACGTGATGATGTGAATGCATCCGCGGGCTGTTGATTTCGCACGTACGGGCGGCgagacgcatgcatgcatgcatgccgatgTCAATGCATGCCAGCACGTACGCTTTACGTGGGACAACCCTGGCGGTGGCGGGCTCCCTCTCCTGCGCCGGGGTTGAATTACGGGGCCGTGCACCGTGCTCCTGTCGGCCGCACGCACATCGTCCATCATCGGACTGCCCTACACTTCGTTGTAGCCGGCAACCGGTGCTCGTGACTCGCGAGGCATGTGGGTGTCTCTTATTTCAAGACACATTTTTGCATGAGCACGAGGATGCATTTGCGCCACAATGTCCTCTTCCTAGACTAGCGTGCAGCGATTCCCATGCACGTATGTAATTTGAACTAAAATCACGACAATTAAATCAGAACGGAAGGAGTAGTACATACGTGGTTTGCATATAATAAAACCAAGAACGTACCGAAACAGATCGTATGCAGTGCAGGGAGCAAAAAAAGCAGTACTAGCACGTCGTGTGTATACCGAACAAGAGAACATCCGGCGAAAATGCCAAAcggagaccgagctccatggatgtCTTTATTTGAGaacttcaaaattcaaatttttcagtttcaaaaaaatctgaaaataaatACACATATACCTAGATACATAATGTACACGTGTGCAAATTTTTAGTTTGAAATACAATAaaatgtgagctacacaaaaaaaaACAAATCTGAGGCTTTTTAGCATACGTACTGTTCATCTTTAAAGTCCATGATTTTATTTTTTTGTGCAGCTcgcaattcaaggtatttcatcctaaAAAAATTCACACATACACTTTACATCCTTGCATACATGTCTAATTTTTTCATAAATTTTAAACTGAAATTTatgaattttgatttttttaaataaaaagctCCATGAAGCTCGGTCTTTAAAATGCCCTACTCAACATCTGGCGTTTTCTTTAACAACGTTCGAGCCTGCGTAGGGTGCGGCAGTTGAAGATCGGCGGCGAGCACGTCAGCGTGTTCTGACGGCTATTTAAAGATTTATAAGACGTCAGATCAAAGATGCCGGATGTTTCACGCAGAGTTGATCGAGTTTGTTTTCTCGGGGAAATGTATTCTGGCGTTAGAGGACGGTCGAATCAGCTTAAacgtaaggccaactccaccgcgcgaccctatcttgTCCGGTCCCGTTCGTTTGGGATAAAAGGGACATATCAGACGACCCATCGTGCGACCCCATTCTAAAAAGACGCCCGTTTTCTGTCCGCTTCACCCCATCCTGGGACCAAAGTTGGGCTGGTTTTGGGTCTGAAACGGACACGAGCGGACGCTCTCTGGGTCGTCCTCATCCGGGGCATGTCCTTTTACATGTGACCCTGGCTCGCCTGTCATTGGTCCACACACCCACCCACCCATCcctttctctctcctttttttctcttcctGGCCAACCACGCCCTGCACACCACGACGAGGCAAAACAGCCGTGACCGCCGAGGAGCACGCGGCGCGGTGGCGCCCCATcggccggccgcctcgccgtcgttgaggccccgccgccgcggccggcgAGCATGTGCAGGGCGCGAGCGAGCGCGCAGGCgagcgggcggcgcgcgggcgagCGTGCAGGCGAGCGGGCAGGCGAGCGGGCGTGGGCGGCG
This window contains:
- the LOC123128453 gene encoding F-box protein FBW2 translates to MGESEYRCWEELLPDALGLVFRNLPLQEVLTVVPRVCKSWGRVVAGPYCWQEIDIEEWSQQRHSRPDHLVRMLDLLLRRSSGACRRICVSGLPCDPLFSFIGDHARALRTLEIPRSEISDAVVEAVAPGLPNLTFLDVSSCTKIGARALEAFGRHCRSLAALRRVMHPIDVAGRNACGQHDEARAIARTMPALRHLEVGYMLVTTEAILEVLSRCRGLEFVDLRGCWAVDEALLRERHPRLSVLGPGVDDCFENSYWEECSDDDDDDSDDDDDVYSWELMDDDEYYGVVGSDDDDEAVWGDGPGLVENLEVRFYGGGFSESYAGFDWPASP